From the genome of Pieris rapae chromosome 5, ilPieRapa1.1, whole genome shotgun sequence, one region includes:
- the LOC111004443 gene encoding tRNA-uridine aminocarboxypropyltransferase 2 isoform X1: MEDLQVWHDLSNIPADPPVMRELCQKCERPSAVCWCAALPPERLHPHSTIILLQHPAEEKRCLRTAPMLQLGLAENKCLIFKGKKFPQPRHKSLEKILLHENTVLLYPSKAAVDIKELDNNIKSYNLVLIDSTWPQAKAIYASSTILQKIQQVKLVTSSTSNYIIRTQPTEGCLSTLETAAEALSQLERNPIYKQQLIEPLHMLCKFQLENGAVTHQSKEFLIKTKTYPKLIGKRLSKLLRQTEDYDESQNKT; this comes from the exons ATGGAAGACCTGCAAGTTTGGCATGATTTATCTAATATACCTGCTGATCCACCAGTAATGCGAGAGCTGTGTCAAAAATGCGA aagGCCATCTGCTGTTTGTTGGTGTGCTGCATTGCCCCCAGAAAGGTTACATCCACATAGTACTATAATCCTTTTGCAACATCCAGCTGAAGAGAAAAGATGTCTTCGAACTGCTCCAATGTTACAACTTGGATTAGCTGAAAACAAGTGCCTTATATTTAAAGGAAAGAAGTTTCCTCAACCACGTCACAAAAGCTTAGAGAAGATTTTACTACATGAAAATACTGTGCTCTTATACCCAAGTAAAGCCGCTGTAGACATAAAAGAACttgacaataatattaaatcatataacTTAGTATTAATTGATAGCACATGGCCACAGGCAAAAGCAATTTATGCATCAAGtactatattacaaaaaatacaacaagTAAAGCTTGTAACTTCTAGTACAAGTAACTACATAATAAGGACGCAACCAACAGAAGGCTGTTTAAGTACACTAGAAACTGCTGCAGAAGCACTCTCACAACTTGAAAGGAATCCTATTTATAAACAGCAACTAATTGAACCTTTGCATATGCTCTGCAAATTCCAATTAGAAAATGGTGCTGTTACACATCAAtcaaaagaatttttaattaaaactaaaacatatcCTAAGTTGATAGGTAAAAGGTTATCTAAATTACTACGACAAACTGAAGATTATGatgaaagtcaaaataaaacttga
- the LOC111004457 gene encoding 40S ribosomal protein S15: MAEVDETLKKKRTFRKFTFRGVDLDQLLDMPNEQLMELMHARARRRFARGLKRKPMALVKKLRRAKKEAPPNEKPEIVKTHLRNMIIVPEMVGSIVGIYNGKTFNQVEIKPEMIGHYLGEFSVTYKPVKHGRPGIGATHSSRFIPLK; encoded by the exons ATGGCTGAG GTCGACGAAACTTTGAAGAAGAAGCGTACCTTCAGGAAGTTTACCTTCCGAGGGGTTGACTTAGATCAGCTTCTGGATATGCCCAA TGAACAACTCATGGAGTTAATGCATGCCCGCGCTCGCCGGCGATTCGCGCGTGGTCTGAAGAGGAAACCAATGGCGCTGGTTAAGAAACTGCGCCGTGCGAAGAAAGAAGCGCCACCAAATGAAAAACCCGAAATTGTAAAGACACACTTACGGAACATGATTATTGTCCCAGAAATGGTTGGATCAATTGTGGGAATTTACAATGGAAAGACTTTCAACCAG GTTGAAATCAAGCCTGAGATGATTGGCCACTACCTTGGAGAATTTTCAGTCACATACAAGCCTGTCAAGCACGGTAGACCTGGTATTGGTGCCACCCACAGCTCCAGATTCATTCCTCTTAAGTAG
- the LOC111004443 gene encoding tRNA-uridine aminocarboxypropyltransferase 2 isoform X2: MPSAVCWCAALPPERLHPHSTIILLQHPAEEKRCLRTAPMLQLGLAENKCLIFKGKKFPQPRHKSLEKILLHENTVLLYPSKAAVDIKELDNNIKSYNLVLIDSTWPQAKAIYASSTILQKIQQVKLVTSSTSNYIIRTQPTEGCLSTLETAAEALSQLERNPIYKQQLIEPLHMLCKFQLENGAVTHQSKEFLIKTKTYPKLIGKRLSKLLRQTEDYDESQNKT, encoded by the exons AT GCCATCTGCTGTTTGTTGGTGTGCTGCATTGCCCCCAGAAAGGTTACATCCACATAGTACTATAATCCTTTTGCAACATCCAGCTGAAGAGAAAAGATGTCTTCGAACTGCTCCAATGTTACAACTTGGATTAGCTGAAAACAAGTGCCTTATATTTAAAGGAAAGAAGTTTCCTCAACCACGTCACAAAAGCTTAGAGAAGATTTTACTACATGAAAATACTGTGCTCTTATACCCAAGTAAAGCCGCTGTAGACATAAAAGAACttgacaataatattaaatcatataacTTAGTATTAATTGATAGCACATGGCCACAGGCAAAAGCAATTTATGCATCAAGtactatattacaaaaaatacaacaagTAAAGCTTGTAACTTCTAGTACAAGTAACTACATAATAAGGACGCAACCAACAGAAGGCTGTTTAAGTACACTAGAAACTGCTGCAGAAGCACTCTCACAACTTGAAAGGAATCCTATTTATAAACAGCAACTAATTGAACCTTTGCATATGCTCTGCAAATTCCAATTAGAAAATGGTGCTGTTACACATCAAtcaaaagaatttttaattaaaactaaaacatatcCTAAGTTGATAGGTAAAAGGTTATCTAAATTACTACGACAAACTGAAGATTATGatgaaagtcaaaataaaacttga